A portion of the Kineosporia corallincola genome contains these proteins:
- a CDS encoding 2Fe-2S iron-sulfur cluster-binding protein has protein sequence MTRIPAGGRVDRSRSLTFTVNGTEYPAFAGDTVASALVAAGVLTVGPSIYRERPRGLLTADLTEPNALVQANSGEVLPATVVEVTQGLDVRLLSGVGRLTPESENVLHDKKFVHTDVLVVGAGPAGLAAALTASSGGARVLLVDDQSQPGGDLLAESGPLADAPADAWITEVTTRLAGRPEVTTLSRASAFGHYDQNYLLVLQRLPHGQRVWHVRARRVVLATGARQRPLVFANNDLPGIMLASAVRTYLNRFGAVSATRAVVATIDDSAYPVVLDLLAAGVEVVAVVDSRAEPPAALVSRMGDAGVEVVCGAAVTGASGSERVRTVTISPLDGDGAPAGQREITADLLAVSGGWNPDLHLFSQSRGELLWNDSLATFVPGRAAQAVAVAGAANGVFGTVAAIADGASAGGFAAGSVGFPGDPEPLIAFGRASSDSDGAVPPRPVWLVPADDTEPSQWHHHFVDLHRDVSVADVWRAVGAGMRSLEHVKRYTTAGTGYDQGATAGVNVAGVVAQALSAGPGRTEPIELTELSGHDGQTAPTWQPPASPGDLGTTTFRAPSLPVSFAALAGRDLGHLHDPARTTPVHPWHVAAGAVFEDVGQWKRPWYYPQPGEDQHQAVLRECRAARTGVGMMDASTLGKIEVVGADAPEFLNRIYTNAFARLAVGSARYGVMCTADGMVLDDGVTMRLAPDRFLMSTTTGGAARVLDWLEEWQQTEWPHLDVRFTSVTEQWSTIAVVGPHSRAVVAAVAPELDVTNEAFPFMTFRETVLADGVPARIARISFSGELAFEINVAGWYALSVWEAVMSAGSAFGITPYGTETMHVLRAEKGFPIVGQDTDGTVTPHDLGMSWIVSKKKDFVGRRSLTRPDSLRADRKHLVGLLPVDPAELLPEGAQLVAPDTDLSGVGRSSPVGRTPVPMLGHVTSSYHSAALDRTFALALIKGGRDRIGEQVLAPLGDRVVAATITGPVLYDQEGARRDG, from the coding sequence GTGACCCGCATACCGGCCGGTGGCCGGGTGGACCGCAGCCGATCGCTCACCTTCACCGTCAACGGCACCGAGTACCCGGCCTTCGCCGGCGACACCGTGGCCTCCGCCCTGGTCGCGGCCGGCGTCCTCACGGTCGGCCCGTCCATCTATCGCGAGCGCCCCCGCGGCCTGCTCACCGCCGACCTCACCGAGCCCAACGCGCTGGTGCAGGCGAACAGCGGGGAGGTGCTGCCGGCCACCGTGGTCGAGGTGACCCAGGGCCTCGACGTCCGCCTGCTCAGCGGAGTCGGGCGGCTCACCCCGGAGTCCGAGAACGTGCTGCACGACAAGAAGTTCGTGCACACCGACGTGCTGGTGGTGGGTGCCGGGCCGGCCGGCCTGGCCGCCGCCCTGACCGCCTCGTCCGGCGGCGCGCGGGTGCTGCTGGTCGACGACCAGTCACAGCCCGGGGGCGACCTGCTGGCCGAGAGCGGGCCACTGGCCGACGCACCGGCCGACGCCTGGATCACCGAGGTCACCACGCGGCTCGCCGGCCGGCCCGAGGTCACCACGCTGAGCCGGGCCTCGGCGTTCGGCCACTACGACCAGAACTACCTGCTGGTGCTCCAGCGTCTGCCGCACGGGCAGCGGGTGTGGCACGTGCGGGCCAGGCGGGTGGTGCTGGCCACCGGAGCCCGGCAGCGGCCACTGGTGTTCGCGAACAACGACCTCCCCGGCATCATGCTGGCCTCTGCGGTGCGCACCTATCTCAACCGGTTCGGCGCGGTCAGCGCCACCCGCGCGGTGGTGGCCACGATCGACGACAGCGCCTATCCGGTGGTGCTCGACCTGCTCGCGGCCGGGGTCGAGGTGGTGGCCGTGGTCGACAGCCGGGCCGAGCCACCGGCGGCGCTGGTCTCCCGCATGGGGGACGCCGGGGTCGAGGTGGTCTGCGGGGCGGCGGTCACCGGGGCCTCGGGATCCGAAAGAGTCCGTACCGTAACGATCAGCCCGCTCGACGGTGACGGCGCACCGGCGGGGCAACGTGAGATCACGGCCGACCTGCTCGCGGTCAGCGGCGGCTGGAACCCGGATCTGCACCTGTTCAGCCAGTCCCGCGGCGAGCTGCTGTGGAACGACTCGCTGGCAACATTCGTGCCGGGGCGGGCGGCGCAGGCCGTCGCGGTGGCCGGTGCGGCCAACGGCGTCTTCGGCACGGTGGCGGCCATCGCCGACGGCGCCTCGGCCGGCGGCTTCGCGGCGGGCAGTGTGGGCTTCCCGGGCGATCCCGAGCCACTGATCGCTTTCGGCAGGGCCTCGTCCGATTCCGACGGGGCCGTGCCGCCGCGTCCGGTCTGGCTGGTTCCCGCCGACGACACCGAACCCTCGCAGTGGCACCACCATTTCGTCGATCTGCACCGGGACGTCTCGGTCGCCGACGTGTGGCGCGCGGTCGGGGCGGGCATGCGGTCGTTGGAACACGTCAAGCGCTACACCACGGCCGGCACCGGCTACGACCAGGGCGCCACCGCGGGGGTGAACGTCGCCGGGGTCGTGGCACAGGCCCTGAGCGCAGGTCCGGGGCGAACCGAACCCATCGAGCTCACCGAGCTGTCCGGCCACGACGGCCAGACCGCGCCGACCTGGCAGCCTCCTGCAAGTCCCGGTGATCTGGGCACCACCACGTTCCGGGCCCCGTCGCTGCCGGTCTCGTTCGCCGCCCTGGCCGGACGCGACCTCGGCCATCTGCACGACCCAGCGCGCACCACCCCCGTCCATCCCTGGCACGTGGCGGCGGGCGCGGTGTTCGAAGACGTCGGCCAGTGGAAGCGTCCCTGGTACTACCCGCAACCCGGCGAGGACCAGCACCAGGCGGTGCTGCGGGAGTGCCGGGCCGCCCGCACCGGTGTGGGAATGATGGACGCGTCCACGCTCGGCAAGATCGAGGTGGTGGGTGCGGACGCCCCGGAGTTCCTGAACCGGATATACACCAACGCTTTCGCCCGGCTGGCCGTCGGCTCGGCCCGTTACGGGGTGATGTGCACGGCCGACGGCATGGTGCTCGACGACGGCGTGACCATGCGGCTGGCGCCCGACCGCTTCCTGATGAGCACCACCACCGGCGGCGCCGCCCGGGTGCTGGACTGGCTGGAGGAATGGCAGCAGACCGAATGGCCGCACCTCGATGTGCGTTTCACGTCCGTCACCGAGCAGTGGTCCACGATCGCGGTGGTCGGCCCGCACTCGCGCGCCGTGGTCGCCGCTGTGGCCCCCGAACTCGACGTCACGAACGAGGCCTTCCCGTTCATGACGTTCCGGGAGACTGTTCTGGCCGACGGCGTGCCGGCCCGGATCGCGCGCATCTCCTTCTCCGGTGAGCTGGCGTTCGAGATCAATGTGGCCGGCTGGTACGCCCTCTCGGTGTGGGAGGCGGTGATGTCTGCCGGTTCCGCATTCGGCATCACTCCCTACGGCACCGAGACCATGCACGTGCTGCGGGCCGAGAAGGGCTTCCCGATCGTCGGGCAAGACACCGACGGCACGGTCACCCCGCACGACCTGGGCATGAGCTGGATCGTCTCGAAGAAGAAGGATTTCGTCGGACGGCGTTCGCTGACCCGGCCCGACAGCCTGCGGGCCGACCGCAAGCACCTGGTCGGTCTGCTCCCGGTCGACCCGGCCGAGCTGCTGCCCGAGGGCGCGCAGCTGGTGGCCCCCGACACCGATCTGTCCGGCGTCGGGCGGAGCAGCCCGGTCGGCCGGACGCCGGTGCCGATGCTCGGTCACGTCACCTCCAGCTACCACAGTGCCGCGCTGGACCGAACTTTCGCACTGGCCCTGATCAAGGGCGGCCGCGACC
- a CDS encoding sarcosine oxidase subunit delta — protein sequence MLLIRCPWCGDREETEFGYGGQAHVAYPPSAEQLSDDEWAQYLFFRDNPKGPFAERWVHAAGCRRWFNAVRHTVSNEFISVYRPGEKPAGGAA from the coding sequence GTGCTGCTGATCAGGTGTCCCTGGTGCGGGGACCGCGAGGAGACCGAGTTCGGCTACGGGGGTCAGGCGCACGTCGCGTACCCTCCTTCTGCCGAACAACTTTCGGACGACGAGTGGGCGCAGTACCTGTTCTTCCGTGACAACCCGAAGGGGCCGTTCGCCGAGCGGTGGGTGCACGCGGCCGGGTGCAGGCGGTGGTTCAACGCCGTGCGTCACACGGTCAGCAACGAGTTCATCAGCGTCTACAGGCCGGGCGAGAAGCCCGCGGGAGGTGCCGCGTGA